From a region of the Dictyostelium discoideum AX4 chromosome 2 chromosome, whole genome shotgun sequence genome:
- a CDS encoding EGF-like domain-containing protein, producing the protein MKLFEKIQVLILIFVSNYYFIKFSNCQIINIYDLSNNNSYIKHPQSTNSYACKFEVYLLFNVSQQDIGNDHLELFYNDPIVTLLDVLVSNSSILSLMSLQGDPGYIGVQVFSRFSLNHSINNSISLNFICQAIDYTKLDYKLMVNNRFKRSTSNYGGYLQFTSEYPLGQLEYSSNTSGVLSNTIENTANLAGGSLMYNFRDNLSVSVNFVGIYNNSIYIEYPSLYYTNIDVNSNNSIVTMYPNQVTQYNEFGFGCPPLFTITINRTTDEYQPYFYVSLINGLGTGNIQIYPLYEINKMATYIGMFDGAVTPSYYTLFSQSDNSLTEIYKVENLTVTKLKKQSFSTVVIATYLHGNNETLYNSSMYTISFNSGILKQVDFFPTVYRFQSSSSVILNWPFGFESGQNFNFNFKSSHLQNLFSINSISSFTTDKNISTTVQSDIKITPQEPFNVQLLNFELFYLFNDNYLLRFKIKKSSFDYFIALKGFSNILRYESIVEEDNEVVVFETVFDFFKNYGLGNFYIFDSLNRMKSYLVNNYYSTDPLAKYSEPSENLNNFLIENVSFKYNYIDVTNKSATNVIYFNYNGTIDPNRLPYFYLTDTVSYSDISNIQYDSIRYAIWNSTLLKYQVEFTIPANIQPGSVPYLIILNYRSKLSSEFLPLSAQLFVTSENYDGYGPIFSNIEKVNSTNEFGWKFTIDDPINGFDYADIIVRGEMDSSTYKFHLTTQNLTRGDKFNGDYQINITISSRCASQNYIITQVKLYDTQGNACRFSVSESFSGGIRNPFINYLSDSKINKLYKKCSGENDGIDSSPPILNWFNAVKKVGTNNDDQIISFDFQAADNESGLKDKQYPIVYIQTIDLQVIQGVAQIQNKTKTTVNYTCEIELPTGFGYKSDIIFSVYGFINNGGYYSGFSSDALNNLSFKYSMTQIGILRKIEIIRVSQITSSGGKLWIVGRGLNLSIRINIKYNRDSNFTQISIPTTVYSSAILIEDIKPTDEPFIIQAFDQSNNKKSKIFNVLPLTFKLSSDDSTSIDSSSSSSSSSSLTPTPTLLPPLSPIPTNKPQTCLGEPVCGGSKQGICSSSGCICYPPWIGNDCNSQVIIIPQPSTNTSQPSTELPIIDNNNQTSNSTNYLFKSLISIVSLRELDFNSNQVNLYTFDKWIYTPINNIKSQYFTSIQSGDPKSTNPLTTNITVTLEWFNQTKIIQFANSNITMNPSSIKYTIEITEYKFLNQLNSLQLVMSALFESSNSKDTCSLKEFGDTSDGDNSNFFKIQIDDHSLYGRFIKRAIIDSKVSSIENQLLDSKMNSIQTSSISQSFIGITIPNYKQSIIIDPDFSVLVDSKPVSNNDNNSICTSNKSKLTSAQLAGIIIGSVAFAAVVIVSIVYLVVKNRKSDLFLRNVQSKLQKMN; encoded by the exons atgaaattatttgaaaagattcaagttttaattttaatatttgtttcaaattattattttataaaattttcaaattgtcaaataattaatatttatgatttatcaaataataattcgtATATTAAACATCCACAATCCACAAATTCCTATGCATGTAAATTCGAGGTTTATTTACTTTTCAATGTTAGTCAACAGGATATTGGAAATGACCATTTGGAATTATTTTACAATGATCCAATTGTTACTTTATTAGATGTCCTTGTTTCAAATTCAAGTATCCTTTCTTTAATGTCATTGCAAGGCGATCCTGGATACATTGGAGTACAAGTTTTTAGTagattttctttaaatcattcaattaataaCAGTATTAGCCTTAATTTTATATGTCAAg caATTGATTACACTAAATTGGATTATAAGTTAATGGTtaataatagatttaaaaGATCAACTTCAAATTATGGAggttatttacaatttactTCAGAATACCCTCTTGGACAATTAGAATATTCAAGTAATACCAGTGGGGTTTTATCAAATACCATCGAGAATACTGCAAATCTAGCAGGTGGATCTTTGATGTATAACTTTAGAGATAATTTATCAGTTTCTGTAAATTTTGTAggaatatataataatagtatctATATCGAGTATCCCTCATTATATTATACCA atattgatgtaaattcaaataattcaatagtAACTATGTATCCAAATCAAGTAACACAATATAATGAATTTGGGTTTGGATGTCCACCTCTTTTTACTATTACAATTAATAGAACAACTGACGAATATCAACCATATTTTTATGTTTCTTTAATAAACGGTTTGGGTACTGGTAATATTCAAATCTATCCTttatatgaaattaataaaatggcAACATATATTGGTATGTTTGATGGTGCAGTAACTCCATCATATTATACTCTATTTTCTCAATCTGATAATTCTCTTACTGAAATCTATAAAGTTGAAAATTTAACTGTAACCa aattaaaaaaacaatcttTTTCAACTGTTGTTATTGCAACTTATTTACatggtaataatgaaacGTTATACAATTCATCAATGTATACAATTTCATTCAATAGTGGTATTTTAAAGCAGGTTGATTTTTTCCCAACAGTTTATCGTTtccaatcatcatcatctgtaattttaaattggcCATTTGGGTTTGAAAGTGGTcagaattttaatttcaattttaaatcatcacatctacaaaatttattttcaatcaatAGCATAAGCTCATTTACCACCGATAAAAACATTTCAACTACTGTACAATCAGATATAAAGA TAACTCCACAAGAACCATTTAATGtccaacttttaaattttgaattattttatctctttaatgataattatttgttaagatttaaaataaaaaaaagttcatttgattattttataGCACTTAAAggtttttcaaatattttaaggTATGAATCAATTGTAGAAGAAGATAATGAAGTAGTGGTTTTTGAAACAGTTTTtgacttttttaaaaattatggGTTAGgaaatttttacattttcgATTCATTAAATAGAATGAAAAGTTATTtagttaataattattattcaacGGACCCACTTGCAAAATATTCAGAACCATCagagaatttaaataattttttaattgaaaatgtatCATTCAAGTATAACTATATCGATGTAACAAATAAATCAGCAACAAATGTAATTTACTTTAATTATAATGGTACAATTGATCCAAATAGATTaccttatttttatttaactgATACAGTATCCTATAGTGATATTAGTAATATTCAATATGATTCAATAAGATATGCAATATGGAATTCTACACTTTTAAAATACCAAGTTGAATTTACAATACCAGCAAATATCCAACCTGGTTCAGTTccttatttaataattttaaattatcgttcaaaattatcaagtGAATTCTTACCATTGTCAGCACAATTATTTGTAACATCAGAAA ATTATGATGGATATGGACCAATATTTAGTAATATTGAAAAGgttaattcaacaaatgaaTTTGGTTGGAAATTTACAATAGATGATCCAATTAATGGTTTTGATTATGCTGATATTATAGTTAGAGGTGAAATGGATAGTTCAActtataaatttcatttaacaactcaaaatttaacaagaggtgataaatttaatggtgattatcaaattaatatCACTATATCAAGTAGATGTGCATctcaaaattatattatcacACAAGTTAAATTATATGATACTCAAGGTAATGCTTGTAGATTTTCAGTATCTGAATCATTTAGTGGTGGTATTAGAAAtccatttataaattatttatcagattcaaaaataaataaattatataaaaagtgTAGTGGTGAAAATGATGGTATCGATAGTTCaccaccaattttaaattggtttaatGCTGTTAAAAAAGTTGGaacaaataatgatgatcaaataatatcatttgattttcaagCAGCTGATAATGAAAGTGGtttaaaagataaacaaTATCCAATAGTTTACATTCAAACTATCGATTTACAAGTGATTCAAGGTGTAgctcaaattcaaaataaaacaaaaacaactgTAAATTATACATGtgaaattgaattaccaACTGGATTTGGTTACAAATCAGATATTATATTCAGTGTTTATGGATTCATTAATAATGGTGGCTATTATAGTGGTTTTTCAAGTGAcgcattaaataatttatcatttaaatattcaatgaCTCAAATTGGAATTTTGAGAAAGATTGAAATCATTAGAGTATCTCAAATCACATCTAGTGGTGGTAAATTATGGATTGTCGGAAGgggtttaaatttatcaattagaataaatataaaatataatagaGATTCAAATTTTACACAAATTTCAATACCAACAACAGTTTATTCAAGTGCTATTCTAATAGAAGATATTAAACCAACGGATGAACCTTTCATTATACAAGCATTTGATCAATCAAATAACAAAAAGTCCAAAATATTCAATGTTTTACCATTGACTTTTAAATTGTCATCTGACGATTCAacttcaattgattcatcatcatcatcatcatcatcttcttctttaaCACCTACACCAACATTATTACCCCCATTATCACCAATACCAACGAATAAACCTCAAACATGTTTAGGTGAACCAGTATGTGGTGGATCAAAACAAGGTATTTGTTCATCAAGTGGATGTATTTGTTATCCACCTTGGATTGGTAATGATTGTAATTCACAAGTTATAATTATACCACAACCATCAACAAATACATCACAACCATCAACTGAATTACCAATTATCGATAACAATAATCAAACATCAAATAgtacaaattatttattcaaatcaTTGATTTCAATTGTATCATTAAGAGAATTAGATTTTAATTCGAATCAAGTTAATTTATATACATTTGATAAATGGATTTAtacaccaattaataatattaaaagtcAATACTTTACAAGTATTCAAAGTGGTGatccaaaatcaacaaatccATTAACAACTAATATTACTGTAACTTTAGAATGGTTCAATCAAACAAAAATCATTCAATTCGCTAACAGTAATATAACAATGAATCCATCAAGTATTAAAtatacaattgaaattacagaatataaatttttaaatcaattaaatagtCTTCAACTTGTAATGTCAGCATTATTCGAATCATCAAATTCCAAAGATACTTGctcattaaaagaatttggaGATACAAGCGATGGTGATAATTCAAACttctttaaaattcaaattgatGATCATTCACTTTATGGTAGATTCATTAAAAGAGCAATCATCGATTCAAAAGTatcttcaattgaaaatcaattattagattCAAAAATGAACTCAATTCAAACATCATCAATATCACAATCATTCATTGGTATTACAATACCAAATTATAAACAGTCAATAATTATTGATCCAGACTTTTCAGTATTAGTAGATAGTAAACCAgtatcaaataatgataataattcaatttgtacatcaaataaatcaaaactaACAAGTGCTCAACTCgctggtattattattggttccGTTGCTTTTGCTGCTGTAGTTATTGTATCAATTGTTTACTTGGTTGTGAAAAACAGAAAATCAGATTTATTCCTAAGAAATGTACAAagtaaattacaaaaaatgaaCTGA